The following is a genomic window from Paenibacillus sp. FSL R5-0766.
TCCCCCATACATCCTCGGCATTCTCGGTATACCCATTACTTGTGGAAAAAAAGGATGCGGTGATCGCCTTGCCTTGATAGGTCATCACTGTATCTCGACTTTCGCGTACAGCCTGTTGCAGCTTCTCCCATTCCTTCGCCTTCCCTAGACGCGTCCAATCCGCTTTCACCTGATCTGGCGGAATAAACACCTGATGGCTGACTGTATCCGTCACATCCGCCGCACCCGACGGAACACCGCTTGTATCACTCGCAGCTAACCTACGCACGATAAATGTACGAGCTGCTATTGCCTGCGCCTTTAACGCCTCCAGTCTGAATTCCGCCGGCATCTCAGCTGCTACAACCCCGGTAACATAGTCTTCCAGTGGCAGATTCATCGTTGTGCCCGTTGCAGACAGGTATACGCGTACTTTAGGTTCAGGGTACGTAATAGGAACGGCTGGCGCAGGAGCTGGGGTTCTTGTACTGCTTGAATCTGTTGGAGCAGGGAGCGGCTTTGGTGCTTCGCTTGTCCGCGGCCATGCCAGAATTACCGGAATCAGCAACGCCATTGCCAATAAGGCAGATACAGCGGCGGCAGGTTGCCATCGCTTCGTATTGCGTCCCCATCGGGGTTTTCGTCCAAATGTCCGCATTCGGCGACGCTTCACTCGGCGGAATTGGTCCAGCTCAATAACAGGTATATGAATGTGCTCGGTTGTCTTTCGGTTCAACTCATCTGTCGAAACCCGTCCTGGATTGGAGAAACTTGCAGGCTGTGATGGAACAGTCCTCAGGTTCAATGGTGCAGGCTTGTCTTTTTCCACTCCAGAAACGGTATTTCCCTCCGGCTCTTGCATACCTGGACGAGGGACAAGGGGTACCTTTACCTGTACACGAGCTTCTTTCATTTGAATATAACCCTCCGTTATCTATGGCCGGTCATGTGCCGGTCGTGTTGTTCAAATCCATAGTTTAGGTTATGAGCTGGCTTGATCTGATAGAACCTGATTTAAGAGAAACGAGGCCCTTTTCGTTCAGTTCAATCTCCTGTTTTCTTTTGCTATGTACATCTAAGAAACGTTGATCTGTCGCTGAATACCGGTAATTAACTGCAGTCGACACCCTATATAAAGTACGCTCTTTCATTTGGTTCAGAATCGATACAGAATACGATGTTATGCTATACAAGTTAGGACCAGCTATTAATAGAATCAGGTATCAAATATCTCGTCATCTTCCTAAAAGTAAACACAAAAAAAGCCAAGCCAGTTGGCTTAGCTTTATCATTTTTTACAATATACGTTCTATCGCATTCATAATCCACACAACCGTGTGACTCATAATCGAGGGACCATATTTTTTCTATTCAATCCAGTGTTAAGCCAAAGTTGGTTGCACCTTAAACATCGGTACTTCTTTCTCCACTTTTTCACTAGGTGCTTTGGTTGCTTCCAGCTTAGGCTCATCAACCGAGATCCGATAGATGTCAGCCCCAAGTCCGTTAAGCTTCTCAGCGAGATGTACATAGCCACGGTCGATATGATGAACACCGCCCACTTCCGTTGTACCTTCAGCAACAAGACCTGCAATAATGAGTGCGGCACCCGCACGCAGATCGGTAGCCGTTACTTTGGCACCCTTCAGTTTGGCATTACCTGTGATGATGGACGAACGTCCTTCAACTTTGATCTCCGCATTCATCAATTGGAACTCATCCACATGCATGAATCGGTTTTCAAAAACAGTCTCTGTCACGACACTTGTTCCTTCAGATGCGAGCAAGAGTGCCATCATCTGGGATTGCATATCTGTCGGGAATCCTGGGTATGGTAATGTTTTCACATCCACAGCCTTAAGAGGACGATCTGCGATTACACGCACGCCATTCTCATCCGGTTGGATTGTAACACCCATTTCTTCAAGCTTCGCGATAACGGAGCCTAAATGATCAGAGATTGCACCTTCAATGTACACGTCACCACCCGAAATTGCAGCAGCAGCCATATACGTACCAGCTTCTACCCGATCCGGAATAACGGTGTGTGTAACGCCTTTAAGTTTCTCCACACCTTCAATGCGGATCACTCCAGTACCAGCACCACGTACGATGGCACCCATTCCATTCAGGAAGTTGGCAAGATCCACAATCTCAGGTTCTTTCGCCGCGTTCTCCAGAACAGTTACACCTTCGGCCAATGTTGCAGCCATCATAATATTTTGAGTGGCACCTACGGAAGCCACATCCAGATAAATTTTCGCGCCACGCAACCGTCCTTGGCTACGAGCTTCGATATAACCTTGGCCCAAGCTGATCTCTGCGCCCATGGCTTCAAAACCTTTCAAATGCTGATCAATAGGCCGTGTACCGATGGCACATCCACCAGGAAGTGAGATTCTTGTATGACCCATACGAGTCAACAAAGGCCCCATGACCAGGAAAGACGCCCGCATTTTACTTACCCATTCATACGGGGCTTCACAGGAAGTAAGTTTCTCCGCATTTACGGTAATCACTTCGTCCCGGTATGTAACTCCCGCTCCCAGCGATTCCAACACCTTGTTAATCGTCATCACATCGTCTAGAGGAGGCGCGTCAATAATAACGCTTTGTCCTTCTTCCCCTAAGAGAGAGGCAGCGATGATCGGAAGAACAGAATTTTTAGCACCGCTAACTTTGACACTTCCGGTCAACCTTTTGCCACCGCGGACGATAAATTTGCTCATCATGGTTCCCTCCGCGCTTTTATTCCCTTTTCTTCATTCCGGAATACGTAAGCCCCACTATGCTAGAAAGGACTGTTGCTGTGTGTGGAATTTCGACATATTCTGGCATATTGCCACAGATGTCTGTTCAGAAAAGAATTGGTTTTTATAATCCATATCAATGATACCATGTGCCGTGCATCTTGCTATTCAGCATGTAAAATCAGTGTCTCACAAGCCAGCAGAGCATCAGAACAGACAGAGTGGGATGGTTATTAGCCGGCATGAACCGGATATCCCGTTTATAACTACAAAATAAGTGAACAATTGTGAATTCCCTAACTTCCATCATAACATTGTTGAATTGTACGATACAAGCATTTTTACATAAAACATCTCAAATTCATCCAATTTAACGTCACATTTTTTTCTTAATTTCTTTACCGACAACTCATACTCTAATTGTTAACACAATTAATCGATGTTATTCGACAATGAGCAGCTTGAAGAACCTAACAGATGATTAACCAACCATCTCAACATTAAAACAAATTACGCAACATTTGAGTCCAGGACAAGTAGTCAATGACAAAGCCAGCAACGGCATGCCCCAAAATGATGGCGAGCAACAAATGCAACAGTCTTCCCTGAGCACCTCGTGGTTGCCTGATGATTAAATCCAGTTTGAGATTTGTCAAAGCCCACCAAGACAACGCAATACATAACAGGGAGACGATGATTGAGACCAAGCCATTGGTGCTTAACGCCTGGTTCACCTGATTCGTCAGATCAGTATCCATATATTCTTTACCTCCACATTTGTTGCAGCGATCAGCATATCATATGCCCGGCACCCATAACTTGTTAGTATAATGGAATGTCTTCAGCACAATATACTGAGCGTACTGTCAGATTTACTCCTGCCAGGCAGGAATCTCCTGATGCCCAATCACCGAGCAGCAACAATGCGGCTGTGCATGACTATGGAATCTACTACGCAGCTTCCTGCTTCTGCTGACTCTATGGAATATAGGCTCTTTCATCATACATTGTCAATTACATTGATTTCCACTTCTAAAATATTTTAATTTTAAAATGCCGGGATTTTGTGACTAAAACGACATAAAAGAGCGCTATTTCGATATCGATTCTGTCATTTCCTCGGAAATAATTTAAATTTACTCATGAAAAAAATGGTTCTCTTAGTGGTAAATGCGCCCACTACTTTAGTCCTACATTCTATTCAAATCCTCATAATCGGTGAATATTTTGCTTAAAATACTTCTGTTTACTGAAGGAACAGGATGGATTTGTGGTCAGCTATTTTGATATATTCGATAAAACAATTCTATCAAACAAACTCAAAAAAGCCCGGCAGACTAAGCCGCCAGGCTTCCAAGAATCGTTTATTTGCCGAATACATTAATCCGGTTAACCGCTTTTTGCAGTGCAATCTCTGCACGACGGTGATCAAAGTGGTCCTGATTGCTTTGGCTTGCAAGCCGACGTTCAGCCCGCTCTTTCGCCGCACGCGCACGATCCACATCAATGTTTTCCGGGAATTCAGCACTCTCTGCGAGTACAACAACCTTATCTTTACGAACTTCGATAAACCCGCCACCGATAGCAACTCGTTTATTTTCTTTTCCGTTATGGATATAGATTGGTGCAATCTGCAAAGGTGTAACCATAGGAATATGACCTGGCATAATGCCAAGTTCCCCTTCAATACCACGAGCCGTAATGCTATTCACCTGTTCTGAATAGACCAAACGCTCGGGTGTTACAATTTCCAACAAAAAGGTGCTCAATTCCATCCCTCCTGAAATATCCGAAGGATAGCCCGCTTCATAAGGACAATCCTGGATTCAGACTAAACCAGTGTTTTGGCTTTCTCCACTGCCTCTTCAATTGTACCAACAAAGAGGAAAGCTGCTTCCGGAAGATCATCATACTTACCTTCGAGAATCTCTTTAAAGCTGCGCACCGTTTCTTTAACTGGAACGTATTTACCCGGAATACCGTTAAATGCTTCAGCAACGTGGAAAGGCTGGGACAAGAAACGTTGGATTTTACGAGCACGGTATACAAGTGCTCTGTCTTCTTCACTCAACTCGTCCATACCCAGGATTGCAATGATATCTTGCAATTCATTGTAACGTGCCAAGATACGTTTAACGCCTTGAGCTACGCTGTAGTGTTCTTCACCTACAACTTCAGGGGACAAAATCCGGGAGCTGGAAGCCAGTGGATCTACCGCAGGATAGATACCCATCTCGGAAATTTTACGCTCTAGGTTCGTCGTTGCATCCAAGTGGGCAAACGTCGTTGCAGGAGCCGGGTCAGTGTAGTCATCCGCAGGCACATAGATGGCCTGGATGGATGTTACAGAACCTTTTTTCGTTGATGTGATACGTTCTTGCAGTTGACCCATTTCTGTTGCCAGTGTAGGTTGGTAACCTACCGCGGAAGGCATACGTCCAAGCAAGGCAGATACTTCTGAACCCGCTTGGGTGAAACGGAAGATATTATCGATAAAGAGCAACACGTCACGGCCTTCTTCATCACGGAAGTATTCCGCCATCGTCAGACCTGTGAGGGCTACACGAAGACGTGCGCCTGGAGGCTCGTTCATTTGTCCGAAGACCATTGCTGTTTTGTTGATAACGCCGGAATCACTCATCTCGTGATACAAGTCATTACCTTCACGTGTACGCTCACCAACACCCGCAAATACGGAGATACCGCCGTGTTCTTGTGCGATGTTGTTGATCAATTCCTGAATGGTTACCGTCTTACCTACACCGGCACCACCAAAGAGACCGATTTTACCACCTTTAGCGTAAGGAGCAAGCAAGTCGATAACTTTGATTCCTGTCTCCAGCATCTCTGCTTGGGTAGTCAGTTCATCAAATGCAGGTGCTGAACGGTGAATCGGGTTCTTGTGCTCAGCAGCTACGGCACCGCCAGTATCAATTGCTTCGCCGAGTACGTTAAATACACGACCCAGTGTTGCTTCTCCGACAGGTACAGAGATTGGTGCTCCTGTATCTAAAGCTTCCATACCACGAACAAGTCCATCCGTGGAGGACATCGCAATACAACGTACTCGGTTGTCACCCAGATGTTTCGAAGCTTCGAGTGTAAGGTTTACACTTACGCCGCTCTCACTTACTGTAGTGATCGTAATGGCATTGAGGATTTCC
Proteins encoded in this region:
- the spoIID gene encoding stage II sporulation protein D, which codes for MKEARVQVKVPLVPRPGMQEPEGNTVSGVEKDKPAPLNLRTVPSQPASFSNPGRVSTDELNRKTTEHIHIPVIELDQFRRVKRRRMRTFGRKPRWGRNTKRWQPAAAVSALLAMALLIPVILAWPRTSEAPKPLPAPTDSSSTRTPAPAPAVPITYPEPKVRVYLSATGTTMNLPLEDYVTGVVAAEMPAEFRLEALKAQAIAARTFIVRRLAASDTSGVPSGAADVTDTVSHQVFIPPDQVKADWTRLGKAKEWEKLQQAVRESRDTVMTYQGKAITASFFSTSNGYTENAEDVWGNAVPYLQSVDSPWDKNLAPGFKQTVTMKRNEILQKLNLDAIPVTAQKNGSWMEVLSTTKGHRIKEMQIAGETFSGPEVRKLLGLRSSQFSWKTTGDEVQITTFGYGHGVGMSQWGANGMAQEGHTATQILKHYYTGISFGQASKMLASK
- the murA gene encoding UDP-N-acetylglucosamine 1-carboxyvinyltransferase gives rise to the protein MSKFIVRGGKRLTGSVKVSGAKNSVLPIIAASLLGEEGQSVIIDAPPLDDVMTINKVLESLGAGVTYRDEVITVNAEKLTSCEAPYEWVSKMRASFLVMGPLLTRMGHTRISLPGGCAIGTRPIDQHLKGFEAMGAEISLGQGYIEARSQGRLRGAKIYLDVASVGATQNIMMAATLAEGVTVLENAAKEPEIVDLANFLNGMGAIVRGAGTGVIRIEGVEKLKGVTHTVIPDRVEAGTYMAAAAISGGDVYIEGAISDHLGSVIAKLEEMGVTIQPDENGVRVIADRPLKAVDVKTLPYPGFPTDMQSQMMALLLASEGTSVVTETVFENRFMHVDEFQLMNAEIKVEGRSSIITGNAKLKGAKVTATDLRAGAALIIAGLVAEGTTEVGGVHHIDRGYVHLAEKLNGLGADIYRISVDEPKLEATKAPSEKVEKEVPMFKVQPTLA
- a CDS encoding DUF1146 family protein codes for the protein MDTDLTNQVNQALSTNGLVSIIVSLLCIALSWWALTNLKLDLIIRQPRGAQGRLLHLLLAIILGHAVAGFVIDYLSWTQMLRNLF
- a CDS encoding F0F1 ATP synthase subunit epsilon is translated as MSTFLLEIVTPERLVYSEQVNSITARGIEGELGIMPGHIPMVTPLQIAPIYIHNGKENKRVAIGGGFIEVRKDKVVVLAESAEFPENIDVDRARAAKERAERRLASQSNQDHFDHRRAEIALQKAVNRINVFGK
- the atpD gene encoding F0F1 ATP synthase subunit beta, whose translation is MNKGRVVSIMGPVVDVEFDRGGLPEILNAITITTVSESGVSVNLTLEASKHLGDNRVRCIAMSSTDGLVRGMEALDTGAPISVPVGEATLGRVFNVLGEAIDTGGAVAAEHKNPIHRSAPAFDELTTQAEMLETGIKVIDLLAPYAKGGKIGLFGGAGVGKTVTIQELINNIAQEHGGISVFAGVGERTREGNDLYHEMSDSGVINKTAMVFGQMNEPPGARLRVALTGLTMAEYFRDEEGRDVLLFIDNIFRFTQAGSEVSALLGRMPSAVGYQPTLATEMGQLQERITSTKKGSVTSIQAIYVPADDYTDPAPATTFAHLDATTNLERKISEMGIYPAVDPLASSSRILSPEVVGEEHYSVAQGVKRILARYNELQDIIAILGMDELSEEDRALVYRARKIQRFLSQPFHVAEAFNGIPGKYVPVKETVRSFKEILEGKYDDLPEAAFLFVGTIEEAVEKAKTLV